The Cohnella abietis genome has a segment encoding these proteins:
- a CDS encoding PAS domain-containing sensor histidine kinase, whose translation MLVLDSFLNLTSDAVYVMDVEGKILEVNKKFEELHGWTREEIIGKEMPLTPAERAEAVKVYERIVQGEEVEVIDAVKFTKGGTSFFTNVTISPVYNKTGELIALVVIERDITDRKKAEDRLRESEERYRVLVDCSPEPIVVYEDYIIVFVNPAAVRLVGATDPDQLIGQHIFRLIHPEDISALYEDLNRGCMLGKVTEGFERRMIRLDNQVIYVEFRAVPIIFQGAESVQLLFRDMTARKKAELKLEKREIEFSSMMKLSPEPVMLHQAGTVTFVNDMAIKLLKGNSIHDFIGQPIVSFFCPSCHSIILERMVAVVHIDGYMEFAEFKLKNLLGEFINVEISSICVYKDLDEPIVQLIIRDLTERKKTEEMIRRSDKLSVAGELAAGVAHEIRNPLTALKGFMQLLKEKNTDYVDIMLDEIDRISYIVNEFLGMAKHQVLNFVDCDLRDLIDSVIVFMTPQAMLFNVQMTFTACPIPRIQCEPNQIKQVFMNVLKNAIESMPRGGQIEISLYRMDNGNIMSRIVDQGVGIPAERMEKIGEPFFSLKEMGTGLGLMVCHRIIEAHKGKITIYSQVNRGTSLEIELPTVMR comes from the coding sequence ATGCTAGTGCTCGATTCTTTCTTGAACCTTACTTCTGATGCGGTTTATGTTATGGATGTTGAAGGGAAAATACTTGAGGTTAATAAGAAGTTCGAGGAATTGCATGGTTGGACAAGGGAAGAGATTATTGGAAAAGAAATGCCTTTGACCCCGGCGGAACGGGCTGAGGCTGTTAAAGTGTACGAGCGGATTGTTCAGGGTGAAGAGGTAGAGGTTATAGATGCTGTGAAGTTTACCAAAGGCGGTACTTCTTTCTTCACGAACGTTACCATTTCACCAGTTTATAACAAAACCGGAGAGCTTATAGCTCTTGTTGTTATTGAGCGAGATATAACAGATCGGAAGAAGGCAGAGGATCGGCTCAGGGAAAGCGAGGAACGTTACCGAGTTCTGGTGGATTGTTCACCTGAGCCTATTGTCGTATATGAGGATTATATTATCGTGTTTGTTAATCCTGCGGCAGTTAGGCTTGTTGGTGCAACTGATCCGGATCAGTTGATTGGCCAGCATATATTCCGCTTGATACACCCGGAGGATATTTCTGCTTTATATGAAGATCTGAATAGGGGATGTATGTTGGGCAAAGTTACTGAGGGGTTCGAACGAAGAATGATCCGGCTGGATAATCAAGTGATCTACGTTGAGTTCCGGGCTGTTCCTATTATTTTTCAAGGGGCTGAATCTGTTCAGCTCTTATTTCGAGATATGACTGCTCGGAAAAAGGCGGAGCTAAAGCTCGAGAAGCGGGAAATTGAATTCAGCTCTATGATGAAGCTTTCTCCCGAACCGGTAATGCTTCACCAGGCGGGGACTGTTACATTTGTGAATGATATGGCCATTAAGCTATTGAAGGGAAATTCTATCCACGATTTTATTGGCCAGCCGATCGTAAGTTTTTTCTGTCCGAGCTGTCATTCCATTATATTAGAACGGATGGTAGCAGTAGTTCATATTGATGGGTATATGGAGTTTGCCGAGTTTAAGCTAAAAAACCTGCTCGGAGAATTTATAAATGTAGAGATATCCTCGATTTGCGTGTACAAAGATCTTGATGAACCAATCGTCCAGCTTATCATTAGAGATCTAACGGAGCGCAAAAAAACGGAGGAAATGATTCGGAGGTCTGATAAGCTGTCGGTAGCTGGGGAGCTTGCTGCTGGTGTGGCGCATGAAATCCGGAATCCTCTGACGGCGTTAAAGGGATTTATGCAGCTATTGAAGGAAAAGAATACAGACTATGTGGATATTATGCTTGATGAAATAGATAGGATTAGTTATATCGTTAACGAGTTCCTTGGAATGGCTAAGCATCAAGTTTTGAATTTTGTGGATTGTGACTTACGAGACCTTATTGATTCCGTTATCGTATTTATGACTCCCCAAGCTATGCTTTTCAATGTACAGATGACATTTACGGCCTGCCCTATACCCCGTATTCAATGCGAGCCAAATCAAATTAAACAAGTGTTTATGAATGTTCTAAAAAATGCAATTGAGTCGATGCCTCGCGGGGGCCAGATTGAAATCTCTCTTTATAGAATGGACAACGGTAACATCATGTCCCGTATAGTTGATCAGGGCGTAGGGATTCCTGCCGAGAGAATGGAGAAGATCGGAGAGCCATTCTTCTCGCTTAAGGAGATGGGAACGGGTCTAGGTTTAATGGTCTGTCATCGTATTATTGAGGCACACAAAGGGAAAATCACGATTTATAGTCAAGTTAATCGTGGTACCTCATTGGAGATAGAACTGCCTACGGTTATGAGATGA
- a CDS encoding transposase gives MIRLDAPAVTRDATYYNYKLIRKIALRPESKYSYMSTALLVVTALYFIYGWIGLIYTVVGAVLMLVVHALVLKITIRRVDQLSEKRWTFRRDWPWVGPLPIMDTQLALFRRLHFHLTLVGCCVAGMFYPWAHSSLVISMLYWHLWLLTPRIRILLTLRRELGEGVIRLESKEVSYYHQ, from the coding sequence ATGATTAGATTGGATGCCCCAGCTGTAACACGTGATGCAACCTACTATAATTATAAGCTTATTCGCAAAATAGCACTACGACCTGAAAGCAAATATAGCTATATGTCTACAGCGTTGTTAGTAGTGACGGCTTTATATTTTATCTATGGATGGATAGGCTTAATCTACACAGTCGTAGGAGCCGTTCTTATGCTCGTGGTCCATGCCCTAGTACTAAAAATAACGATACGCAGGGTTGACCAGTTATCAGAGAAACGATGGACCTTTCGCCGCGACTGGCCCTGGGTAGGCCCTCTACCAATCATGGACACGCAATTAGCACTGTTTCGTCGGCTCCACTTCCATCTCACCCTCGTAGGCTGCTGCGTGGCCGGAATGTTCTACCCTTGGGCGCACTCCTCACTCGTTATTTCAATGCTTTACTGGCATTTATGGCTACTAACACCTCGCATCAGAATTTTACTAACCTTACGTCGTGAGCTCGGTGAAGGTGTTATCCGTCTAGAGTCTAAGGAAGTTTCTTATTACCATCAATAG
- a CDS encoding sigma factor G inhibitor Gin, whose translation MEDSERKTCIVCGENKEEGITVVTEFICTSCESEMVHTNTEDERYPFFVRQLKQLWVRFHA comes from the coding sequence ATGGAAGATAGCGAACGGAAAACCTGCATAGTATGTGGCGAAAACAAAGAAGAGGGAATCACTGTAGTTACTGAATTCATATGTACTTCATGCGAATCGGAAATGGTTCATACGAATACGGAAGATGAAAGATATCCTTTTTTTGTGAGACAATTAAAGCAGCTGTGGGTTCGATTTCATGCTTAA
- a CDS encoding TetR/AcrR family transcriptional regulator, which yields MQILKDEVRNKIMKAALLEFKREGYLKSSMRQIAQVAGITSGNIYRYFTNKEQLFDAIVQPVNDQYTSHVYAIGQKVASSQAQDTTNKLFYFYNIELTIIELFKNYSEEFMILLNRSEGSKYESAKSDLVNLAYGILERVFSRAKGLNRLTSVEDTALARMLSSTIVEGLCLILRENDEGDTLKKLIDQLLTVYTEGINKLIKQM from the coding sequence ATGCAAATCCTTAAAGATGAAGTAAGAAATAAGATCATGAAGGCAGCTTTGCTGGAGTTTAAGCGTGAAGGCTATTTGAAGTCATCTATGCGCCAGATAGCACAGGTGGCGGGAATTACGAGCGGTAATATTTATCGCTACTTCACGAATAAGGAACAGCTATTCGATGCCATTGTCCAGCCTGTGAATGACCAATATACGTCTCATGTGTATGCCATAGGCCAGAAGGTGGCCAGTAGCCAAGCTCAAGATACTACCAATAAGCTTTTTTATTTCTATAACATAGAGCTCACCATTATTGAGTTATTCAAGAACTACAGTGAAGAGTTCATGATATTACTCAATCGTAGTGAGGGGTCAAAGTATGAGAGTGCAAAGTCTGACTTGGTAAATCTAGCATACGGTATTCTAGAGAGGGTGTTTAGCAGGGCTAAGGGATTGAATCGTCTTACAAGCGTTGAAGATACTGCACTAGCCCGCATGCTATCGTCAACAATCGTCGAAGGCTTATGTCTTATCCTAAGGGAGAATGATGAGGGCGATACGCTCAAGAAACTCATAGATCAGTTATTAACGGTCTATACAGAGGGAATTAACAAGCTTATTAAGCAAATGTAA
- a CDS encoding MMPL family transporter yields the protein MRRIIKWRWTILIIWLVATTLLAVFQPDVNKILHDRGQDPLPKGSPSKVANEMLSKMNETNGMSNILIFFNENKLSDEDMKQIGNGLLSLRANESELGINQLIDPIAIPEAKASLISPDGTTLMASFILEKNGRSVDSIKEQFEDVLKDVKVEHYLSGEDFIQNDYIKASTEGVEKSAALTVIFILVVLVIMFRSFVIPFVSLIAVGISYLCSMGIAAQVIDKLDFPITSVTQMLLVLILFGIGTDYNILLFNRFKEELANGSSVDDAIVTSYKTAGKTIVYSILTVFIAFAALSFSEFGIYKSANVVAIGAVVLVLEILTLTPFLMKTLGTKLFWPSKKVTGHKDSKYWSKLTEISVKHPVVTTAIIVILLIPVILTSGQKLSFDQLKELGTGHPSTKGFSLVGDHFSRGQALPTTVVISNEKAMDNNEALATVDKLTNKLKAIEGVVSVSSVTQPQGAPIDFFYATGELEADGSKKFFIPDQVLSSPDFQMSAANYFSKDHLITKMIVILKDDPYSPAALDTIEQINEETEATLKGSSLTNAVFGAAGPSSTTYDMNKAQVKAFNGTAVIVIISVFIVLLFVIRAFWPAIYIILSLLASYYVAMSASKLVTEYVIGADGVSSFVPFFSFIVIVAVGVDYSIFLMMRFKEYGKIAPKEAIVKSAKSVGGVIVSAMIILGGTFATLIPSGLVLLIELAAAVIVGLVVLCFILLPMLVPALIVLPESLKKKRSKDKAAS from the coding sequence ATGAGACGAATTATTAAGTGGCGTTGGACAATCTTGATTATATGGCTGGTTGCGACCACGTTACTTGCGGTTTTTCAGCCTGATGTGAACAAGATATTGCATGACCGGGGTCAGGATCCACTTCCGAAGGGTAGCCCCTCCAAGGTAGCTAACGAAATGCTGAGCAAGATGAATGAAACGAATGGTATGAGCAACATCCTCATTTTCTTCAATGAAAATAAGCTGTCTGATGAGGATATGAAACAAATAGGCAATGGCCTGTTAAGTCTAAGAGCAAATGAATCGGAGCTTGGTATTAACCAGCTCATTGATCCGATAGCTATACCCGAGGCAAAGGCATCCCTGATTTCTCCGGACGGCACAACCTTAATGGCAAGCTTTATTCTGGAGAAGAACGGTCGAAGTGTTGATAGCATTAAAGAACAGTTCGAAGATGTACTGAAGGATGTAAAAGTTGAACATTATTTAAGCGGCGAGGATTTCATCCAGAATGACTATATCAAGGCATCGACTGAAGGGGTAGAGAAGAGCGCGGCACTGACCGTTATCTTCATCCTAGTCGTATTGGTTATCATGTTCCGCTCGTTCGTTATTCCTTTCGTGTCATTGATAGCGGTAGGCATATCCTACTTATGTTCAATGGGTATCGCGGCTCAAGTTATTGATAAGCTAGATTTCCCTATTACGAGCGTCACACAAATGCTTCTAGTTCTTATCCTGTTCGGTATAGGTACCGACTACAACATACTTCTTTTCAACCGATTCAAAGAAGAATTGGCGAATGGAAGCTCTGTAGACGATGCAATCGTTACTTCCTACAAAACAGCTGGAAAAACGATTGTATACAGTATCCTAACTGTATTTATCGCGTTCGCGGCACTTAGCTTCTCCGAATTCGGAATTTACAAGTCCGCTAACGTAGTCGCTATAGGCGCTGTCGTCCTCGTCTTAGAGATCTTGACACTAACTCCATTCCTTATGAAGACTCTAGGAACGAAGCTATTCTGGCCTTCTAAGAAGGTTACAGGGCATAAGGATAGCAAATACTGGTCGAAGCTAACTGAAATATCCGTGAAGCACCCGGTTGTTACTACAGCTATTATTGTTATTCTTCTTATTCCAGTCATTTTGACAAGTGGTCAGAAGCTGAGCTTCGATCAATTGAAGGAGCTAGGAACTGGTCATCCTTCTACTAAAGGATTTAGCTTGGTCGGAGATCACTTCAGCCGTGGGCAGGCTCTACCAACAACAGTTGTTATCTCAAATGAGAAAGCTATGGATAACAATGAAGCATTGGCTACTGTCGACAAGCTTACTAATAAGCTTAAGGCGATCGAGGGAGTCGTATCTGTTTCCAGCGTTACACAGCCACAAGGTGCGCCGATTGATTTCTTCTATGCTACTGGGGAGTTGGAGGCAGATGGTTCTAAGAAGTTCTTCATCCCTGATCAGGTTCTGAGCAGCCCTGATTTCCAAATGTCGGCGGCTAACTACTTTTCTAAGGATCACCTGATTACGAAGATGATTGTTATTCTGAAAGACGATCCGTATTCACCTGCAGCTTTGGATACAATTGAACAAATCAATGAAGAGACAGAGGCAACTCTGAAGGGTTCGTCACTAACGAATGCGGTATTCGGAGCAGCAGGTCCAAGCTCCACAACATACGATATGAACAAAGCCCAAGTTAAAGCATTTAATGGGACAGCAGTCATTGTAATCATTAGCGTATTTATTGTTCTGTTGTTCGTCATTCGCGCCTTCTGGCCAGCTATATACATCATTCTTTCATTGCTTGCTTCTTACTATGTAGCTATGAGTGCATCGAAGCTGGTTACGGAGTATGTAATAGGGGCAGATGGAGTATCATCCTTCGTTCCCTTCTTCTCCTTCATTGTCATTGTGGCGGTGGGAGTCGACTATAGTATTTTCCTCATGATGAGGTTCAAAGAGTATGGAAAAATAGCACCGAAGGAAGCAATCGTCAAATCCGCGAAAAGTGTTGGAGGAGTCATTGTATCCGCAATGATTATTCTAGGCGGTACGTTCGCAACATTAATTCCATCCGGTCTAGTGCTTCTCATTGAGCTTGCCGCGGCGGTTATTGTAGGCTTAGTCGTACTTTGCTTCATTTTACTGCCAATGCTTGTACCGGCTCTAATCGTACTTCCAGAATCCTTGAAGAAAAAACGTTCAAAAGACAAAGCAGCTAGCTAA
- a CDS encoding aminotransferase class I/II-fold pyridoxal phosphate-dependent enzyme, which yields MLEDRERAPLYEALVAHDKLNMHAFHVPGHKQRPIEGDAQAIAYYDKLLSLDVTELSDTDDLHHPEGPLVEAQQLAANCWGAEETRFLVGGSTSGNLAMIIGLCHPGDLVIVQRNVHKSMVHGIMMAGARAVLLPPDIDSASGLATVPAESLLRASLERYPEAKAVILSSPNYYGMSSDLKPLIQAAHSFGIPVLIDEAHGPHFGLHPLFPQSALQAGADVAVQSTHKMLSAMTMGAMLHMQGNRLPRPSIRQALTMVQSSSPSFPIMGSLDLARWQLHTQGEKAFISPLEAVNLATKGLNDTSIRAIGYGEYASSNISYDPLKLVLFDATFTLSGFELKDELLHRKCVAEMADSTYVVMAFGTGSTKEDGECLSAALKAISDKISNKISGKSESNQAAHSISKQRIVNPYNGEITVPEPVFIGRKMEPTQAIRLEDSVGSISAEWVIPYPPGIPVLYPGETITSEIILQLQHWRHEGAQIQGAQDAELQYIQVQVDK from the coding sequence TTGTTGGAAGATAGAGAAAGGGCACCGCTATATGAAGCACTAGTTGCCCATGACAAATTAAATATGCATGCCTTTCATGTGCCTGGACATAAACAGCGTCCGATAGAGGGAGATGCGCAAGCTATAGCCTACTATGATAAGCTACTTTCCTTAGATGTAACGGAGCTTTCTGATACCGACGACTTGCATCACCCGGAAGGGCCGTTGGTGGAAGCGCAGCAGCTAGCAGCTAACTGCTGGGGAGCGGAAGAAACACGGTTTCTAGTAGGAGGAAGCACGTCGGGTAATCTCGCAATGATTATCGGTCTGTGTCACCCGGGCGACCTAGTTATTGTTCAACGCAATGTTCATAAGTCGATGGTTCATGGCATTATGATGGCAGGTGCTAGAGCTGTTTTACTGCCTCCGGATATAGATTCAGCTTCTGGATTAGCAACAGTGCCCGCAGAGAGCTTGCTTAGAGCTTCACTTGAGCGGTACCCCGAAGCGAAAGCAGTCATCCTCTCATCACCGAATTACTATGGTATGAGCTCTGATCTAAAACCACTCATCCAAGCTGCACATAGCTTCGGAATTCCTGTATTGATCGACGAGGCGCATGGACCCCATTTCGGACTGCACCCCTTATTTCCACAATCCGCATTACAGGCTGGCGCAGACGTAGCCGTGCAATCTACGCACAAGATGCTCTCAGCCATGACAATGGGGGCTATGCTGCATATGCAGGGGAATCGGCTTCCAAGACCATCTATTCGCCAAGCTTTAACAATGGTGCAAAGCTCTAGTCCATCTTTTCCGATCATGGGCTCTTTGGATTTGGCGAGGTGGCAGCTTCATACTCAAGGGGAAAAAGCGTTTATTTCACCACTTGAAGCAGTAAATTTGGCAACAAAAGGATTAAATGACACGTCCATTAGAGCAATAGGATATGGAGAGTATGCTAGCAGCAATATCTCATATGATCCTCTAAAGCTTGTTTTGTTTGATGCTACTTTTACGCTGAGCGGCTTTGAACTAAAGGATGAGCTTCTGCACAGAAAATGTGTGGCTGAGATGGCAGATTCGACTTACGTTGTGATGGCTTTTGGAACAGGCTCTACTAAAGAGGATGGCGAATGCTTAAGTGCGGCTTTGAAGGCTATTTCTGACAAGATATCTAACAAGATTTCTGGCAAGTCGGAAAGCAATCAAGCTGCACACTCAATCTCAAAGCAGAGGATAGTTAATCCATATAATGGGGAAATTACTGTGCCGGAGCCGGTATTCATCGGTCGTAAAATGGAGCCTACGCAAGCTATTCGATTAGAAGACAGTGTTGGGTCCATTTCAGCAGAATGGGTTATCCCTTATCCACCTGGTATACCTGTGCTTTATCCAGGCGAGACGATTACATCTGAGATCATATTGCAATTACAGCATTGGAGGCATGAAGGAGCGCAGATTCAAGGGGCACAAGACGCTGAGCTCCAATATATCCAAGTTCAGGTGGACAAATGA
- the wsfD gene encoding glycan biosynthesis hexose transferase WsfD yields the protein MNNTDARKDIRKMIGWITGGAAAALIIALIMVSPVIGIADSGDFGRVLGITGLKVLNPSETYEQLYFNYAHQNFGYGGFTVGGYVSTHIILVALAGLLGRIINGEVFDIRVLGVCYSVFFIWALVLMVRNAPKAENQRNTVILAAVMSLCLLFVFGDIGYLAYFQSFFGEPYALIAMLLMVASAIALAGSDRPSGKLLALFVIAALAVATSKIQNAPLGFAFALLAWRIYSLRSDMKWRRQALIGVAVLVLGSALMIIVAPDRLKNTNLYQSIFYGVLKGSSNVEKDMEELGIPEKYAVLVGTNYFQKDIAIPQNDPVLREEVLEKLSHKDIAMYYLRHPSRFIEKLDKAAANSMFIRPNYLGNYDQSVGKPPKTLNYKYSGWSQFKLKHMPRSLAFYVGLYVLYLAVLGTLWWRTASRRVRLVAETLAVVALAGVFSCIVPLIGDGEADLGKHLFMFNVCFDMMGVSIVMGAVYGLLKLIERKRPI from the coding sequence ATGAATAATACGGATGCAAGGAAAGATATTCGTAAAATGATCGGCTGGATTACAGGAGGAGCTGCAGCTGCTCTAATCATAGCTTTAATAATGGTATCCCCCGTCATTGGAATAGCGGATAGCGGGGATTTCGGTCGTGTATTAGGCATCACCGGATTAAAGGTGCTTAACCCGAGTGAAACATATGAACAGTTATATTTTAATTATGCGCATCAGAACTTCGGGTATGGCGGATTTACTGTCGGCGGGTACGTATCCACTCATATTATTCTGGTTGCGCTAGCGGGACTACTTGGAAGAATAATTAATGGGGAAGTATTTGATATACGTGTTCTAGGTGTGTGCTATTCAGTCTTTTTCATATGGGCATTGGTTCTAATGGTTAGAAATGCTCCTAAGGCAGAAAATCAGAGAAATACCGTCATTCTGGCAGCTGTAATGTCTCTGTGTTTATTGTTCGTGTTTGGTGATATCGGATATTTAGCTTATTTCCAATCGTTCTTTGGCGAGCCATACGCACTCATTGCTATGCTGCTAATGGTGGCTTCCGCAATTGCGTTAGCAGGATCAGATCGACCGTCAGGCAAGCTGCTTGCCTTATTCGTAATTGCTGCATTAGCAGTAGCAACCTCGAAAATACAAAATGCACCGCTGGGGTTCGCGTTCGCACTATTAGCGTGGAGAATATACAGCCTACGATCAGATATGAAATGGAGACGCCAAGCATTAATTGGTGTAGCTGTTCTCGTCCTAGGCTCGGCACTAATGATTATTGTAGCTCCGGATAGGCTGAAGAATACGAACTTATACCAATCTATTTTCTACGGCGTATTGAAGGGCTCGAGCAATGTAGAAAAAGATATGGAGGAGCTTGGTATACCTGAGAAGTACGCCGTGCTGGTGGGAACGAATTATTTTCAGAAGGATATCGCTATTCCACAAAATGATCCCGTCTTAAGGGAGGAAGTGCTGGAGAAGCTCAGTCATAAGGATATCGCCATGTATTATTTGCGCCATCCGTCGAGATTTATAGAGAAGCTGGACAAAGCAGCGGCGAACTCCATGTTTATAAGACCTAATTACCTGGGTAATTACGATCAATCCGTCGGTAAGCCACCCAAGACATTGAATTATAAATATAGTGGTTGGAGCCAGTTTAAACTGAAACATATGCCACGAAGCTTAGCATTTTACGTTGGGCTATATGTTCTTTATTTGGCTGTATTGGGCACTCTGTGGTGGAGAACCGCTTCTAGAAGAGTTCGATTGGTTGCAGAAACGTTAGCAGTTGTCGCCTTAGCCGGTGTATTTTCCTGTATCGTACCTTTAATCGGAGATGGAGAAGCGGATTTGGGTAAGCATTTGTTTATGTTTAACGTCTGCTTTGATATGATGGGAGTAAGTATAGTAATGGGGGCAGTCTACGGGCTGCTTAAGCTGATTGAACGGAAAAGGCCGATTTAA
- the tmk gene encoding dTMP kinase, whose amino-acid sequence MRGGSFITIEGGEGAGKTTLIQALAVKAQQQGYEVMITREPGGIPIAEAIRTVILQKENTAMDARTEALLYAAARRQHLAEKVMPALNQGTVVICDRFVDSSLAYQGHARGLGFDAVWEINRFATEGCMPDLTLYLDLDPEIGLMRIEKNSDREVNRLDLEGLAFHRLVREGFKLVEERFKERFITLDASESPDQVVEKAWQYLEHKLLTRKDEN is encoded by the coding sequence GTGCGAGGCGGATCATTCATTACAATAGAAGGCGGAGAAGGAGCGGGCAAGACAACGCTTATTCAAGCTTTAGCGGTTAAAGCGCAGCAACAGGGCTATGAGGTCATGATTACTCGGGAGCCTGGAGGCATTCCGATAGCCGAAGCTATACGCACGGTCATCCTACAGAAAGAGAATACCGCTATGGATGCACGTACGGAAGCCTTGTTATATGCAGCCGCACGCAGGCAGCATCTGGCTGAGAAGGTTATGCCCGCTTTGAACCAAGGAACAGTCGTAATCTGCGACCGTTTTGTCGATAGCAGCTTAGCTTATCAAGGGCATGCTCGTGGACTAGGCTTTGATGCTGTGTGGGAGATTAACCGATTCGCAACGGAGGGCTGTATGCCGGATCTAACGCTCTATTTGGATTTGGATCCAGAGATCGGACTTATGCGAATTGAGAAGAACAGTGATCGAGAGGTGAATCGTCTTGATCTGGAAGGCTTGGCGTTCCATCGTCTTGTTAGGGAAGGCTTTAAGCTGGTTGAAGAACGGTTCAAGGAACGGTTTATTACGCTGGATGCATCGGAAAGTCCAGATCAGGTTGTCGAGAAGGCTTGGCAGTATTTAGAACACAAACTGCTTACTCGCAAAGATGAGAATTAG
- a CDS encoding cyclic-di-AMP receptor, translating into MKLLIAVIQDKDSNRLSNALIKEGFRATKLASTGGFLRAGNTTFLIGIEDDRIQSALDVIRSSCKVRDQLVTPVSPVSGAADSYIPFPVEVQVGGAAVFVLPVEQFEHF; encoded by the coding sequence ATGAAATTACTAATTGCAGTCATTCAAGATAAGGATAGCAATCGATTGTCCAATGCGCTTATTAAAGAAGGGTTTCGGGCAACCAAGCTTGCCAGTACCGGAGGATTTCTTCGCGCAGGAAACACGACGTTCCTAATTGGAATCGAGGATGATCGAATTCAAAGCGCTTTAGATGTTATTCGTTCTAGCTGCAAAGTACGTGATCAGCTTGTTACTCCTGTATCCCCTGTAAGTGGAGCAGCAGATTCCTACATCCCGTTCCCTGTTGAGGTTCAAGTTGGTGGAGCAGCCGTATTCGTGCTTCCAGTTGAGCAGTTCGAACACTTCTAA
- a CDS encoding YaaR family protein — protein MKIQTGFYPVNKTLMRGELASRPAQAQSFGDLMQQNEEQRTHEELQRKLEDIHLQGERLNRSMTIRELVLYRQMVKGFLEDTVRRGVALRETKGWDRRGRGKRYKLLEEVDEMLIAMGEELLKSEEGRIDLLQKVGEIRGILINLVF, from the coding sequence ATGAAAATCCAAACGGGTTTCTATCCTGTCAATAAGACATTAATGCGCGGAGAATTAGCCAGCAGACCGGCTCAGGCACAGAGCTTCGGTGACTTGATGCAGCAGAACGAAGAGCAGCGGACTCATGAGGAGCTTCAACGAAAGCTGGAGGACATTCACCTGCAAGGAGAACGCTTAAATCGCTCAATGACGATTAGGGAGCTAGTTCTTTACAGGCAAATGGTTAAAGGATTTCTTGAGGATACCGTTCGCCGCGGGGTTGCCCTAAGGGAAACGAAAGGCTGGGACCGCCGAGGTCGTGGCAAAAGATATAAATTGCTGGAAGAAGTAGATGAGATGCTGATAGCTATGGGGGAAGAGCTGCTGAAGAGTGAAGAAGGCAGAATTGATCTACTCCAGAAGGTCGGCGAAATTCGTGGTATTTTGATTAATCTAGTTTTCTAA
- the holB gene encoding DNA polymerase III subunit delta', translating into MSFQQISGQDRAKALLQNALATRKIAHAYLFAGPSGSGRREMANAFAQALFCERGGNDACGECLECRKILHGNHPDLHVVSPDGATVKIEQIRVLQRELSYRSVGAGYKVYIIEGAETMTVPAANSLLKFLEEPPSPVVAILISPSAQTVLPTILSRSQLIAFVPGDREALEKALVAEGKPPLLSRAAVNLASGLNASRKLVEENWFADIRNVVIQLGKENPTRFTASLLQAQQQVIKTDLSEHVETLLQLLALWYRDMIYAMTDRHNQMVFPDQGEWISKQAWSRSIQSWVTVMESALMAARRIKAHVSPQLALEQFLVNVREG; encoded by the coding sequence ATGAGTTTTCAACAAATTTCTGGACAGGATCGGGCAAAGGCTTTATTGCAGAATGCATTAGCCACTCGTAAAATCGCTCACGCCTATTTATTCGCAGGACCCTCTGGCTCAGGTCGCAGGGAAATGGCAAATGCCTTTGCCCAGGCTTTGTTCTGCGAGAGAGGCGGGAATGATGCCTGCGGTGAATGCTTGGAATGTCGAAAGATACTACATGGCAATCATCCGGATTTACATGTAGTCAGTCCTGACGGTGCTACTGTCAAGATTGAACAAATTCGTGTTTTACAGCGAGAGTTATCTTATCGGAGTGTCGGAGCGGGCTATAAGGTTTATATTATTGAAGGCGCTGAGACAATGACAGTGCCGGCAGCCAATAGCTTGCTTAAGTTTTTGGAAGAGCCACCTTCTCCTGTAGTTGCCATTCTTATATCACCTAGCGCACAAACGGTACTTCCAACCATTTTATCTCGGTCACAGCTCATTGCTTTTGTGCCAGGAGACCGGGAAGCACTAGAGAAAGCATTGGTTGCAGAGGGTAAACCACCACTTCTATCACGTGCCGCAGTAAATCTGGCATCAGGGCTAAATGCCAGTAGAAAATTGGTAGAAGAGAATTGGTTTGCAGATATCCGAAACGTAGTGATACAATTGGGTAAGGAGAATCCGACCCGGTTCACTGCGAGTCTGCTTCAAGCGCAGCAGCAGGTTATTAAAACGGATCTCTCAGAACATGTCGAAACCTTGCTACAGCTGTTAGCTTTGTGGTATAGAGATATGATTTATGCAATGACCGACCGTCATAATCAGATGGTGTTTCCCGATCAAGGGGAATGGATCTCGAAGCAGGCCTGGAGCCGTTCCATTCAATCATGGGTTACGGTGATGGAGTCTGCATTGATGGCGGCAAGACGAATAAAGGCTCATGTGTCGCCGCAATTGGCGCTAGAGCAATTTCTGGTGAACGTGCGGGAGGGATAG